The genomic stretch GCGCCTCCTTGCTTGAATCGTCACCCATCGTCACCCACAGTCACCCGGACAGGGCATGGCGATGGTCCATGCATCATAAATATCTAGAAAACATCTAGAGGTCAAGCAGGGGTACGGGAATCTCTTCTGTCTCCACGTCGGATCAATCCACGGTGAGTCGTGTCACAATTTTTATAAATAATGTTTTAACAGCAGGTGGTTACAGCTTATTCTGAATAACACCGTGGATGCGTCGAGCCGATGCTTCATTGCCTATCAGCCCCACGCGAACGGATATCTCGGTCTGGGTATCGGTGACCTGCTTCATGGTGATCACGACGCGTTCGCCGTTGTATTTCCCCTGCACTTCTCCGTCGGTTTCGGCTTTCCGTTCCTTGATAACAGGGATGCCGAGTTCCTCACATGCAGCCACAGACGCACGGAAGGCGTTGGGCACATCGGTCTCGTAGGTGCCAAGGGTCTGCCCCTCGATGTAGACATAGGTTCCGGCAGCAACCGCACTGCCACCGACCACAAATGCGCACCCTGCGGATACGGACAGCAGGACCGCGCAAACCAGCACATTGATCGCCAGATGATATTGTTTCATGATTATTCCACATCCTCCGGTTTATTGAACGCGATGGCTTTGACCTTGGACTTGTCCACGCTGACTTCTTCCAGTTCCAGATTGATGGGATTGCGGCGCAAGAACGTGTACTCC from Pseudodesulfovibrio profundus encodes the following:
- a CDS encoding DUF3568 family protein; protein product: MKQYHLAINVLVCAVLLSVSAGCAFVVGGSAVAAGTYVYIEGQTLGTYETDVPNAFRASVAACEELGIPVIKERKAETDGEVQGKYNGERVVITMKQVTDTQTEISVRVGLIGNEASARRIHGVIQNKL